The proteins below come from a single Halostagnicola larsenii XH-48 genomic window:
- a CDS encoding energy-coupling factor transporter transmembrane component T family protein, producing MLTYEPDDTFAHRLDPRSKLAVTVGFAATALAHTEVVPLIAFTGFVLVGLAVAGVGLWQALYGYRFALVILAAAPVVSMLTLGSPWLVLPDAVGPALASYRVLLLLLFSTAYVRSTPARDSRAAIQRTIPGKLGQLLGMGVGLVFRFVPVVLSDLRQIRRAMAARLGTERSTVDRVRRIGILGLSRAFARADRLSLAMQARCFSWNPTLPALSFSRVDWIVSALGLLLALSALL from the coding sequence ATGTTGACCTACGAGCCGGACGATACCTTCGCACACCGCTTAGATCCGCGCTCGAAGCTGGCGGTAACGGTCGGATTCGCCGCGACGGCGCTTGCACACACCGAGGTCGTTCCGCTGATCGCGTTTACCGGCTTCGTGCTGGTCGGACTCGCCGTCGCGGGTGTCGGGCTCTGGCAAGCCCTGTACGGGTATCGCTTCGCGCTCGTGATCCTGGCGGCCGCGCCTGTCGTTTCGATGCTCACGCTCGGCTCTCCTTGGCTCGTCCTTCCGGACGCGGTCGGTCCCGCACTGGCCAGTTACCGCGTCCTCTTGCTCCTCCTGTTCAGCACCGCCTACGTCAGATCGACTCCGGCCCGCGACTCCCGAGCGGCGATTCAACGAACGATTCCCGGCAAACTCGGTCAACTGCTCGGCATGGGAGTCGGCCTGGTCTTCCGGTTCGTTCCGGTGGTCCTGAGCGATCTTCGACAGATTCGTCGAGCGATGGCCGCCCGACTCGGAACCGAACGCAGCACCGTCGACCGCGTCCGGCGAATCGGCATTCTCGGCCTCTCGAGAGCGTTCGCTCGAGCCGATCGGCTGTCGCTCGCGATGCAAGCGCGGTGTTTCTCGTGGAACCCGACGCTTCCCGCGCTCTCGTTCTCGCGGGTCGATTGGATCGTCTCCGCGCTCGGGCTTTTGCTCGCACTCTCGGCGCTGCTCTAG